One window from the genome of Acidobacteriota bacterium encodes:
- a CDS encoding 30S ribosomal protein S12 produces the protein MPTISQLVRKGREAVIDKTKSPALQESPQKRGVCVRVFTQTPKKPNSALRKVARVRLTNKIEVTTYIPGVGHNLQEHSLVLIRGGRVKDLPGVRYHVVRGTLDATGVANRRQGRSKYGAKRPKS, from the coding sequence GTGCCGACCATCAGTCAGCTTGTTCGCAAGGGCCGCGAAGCGGTCATCGACAAGACCAAGAGCCCTGCGCTGCAGGAGAGCCCGCAGAAGCGCGGTGTCTGCGTCCGGGTGTTCACGCAGACCCCCAAGAAGCCGAACTCGGCGCTCCGCAAGGTGGCGCGTGTGCGGTTGACGAACAAGATCGAAGTGACGACCTACATCCCGGGTGTCGGCCACAACCTGCAGGAGCACTCGCTGGTGCTCATTCGCGGGGGGCGTGTGAAGGACCTCCCGGGTGTCCGCTATCACGTCGTGCGGGGCACGCTGGACGCCACGGGCGTCGCGAACCGCCGGCAGGGCCGGTCCAAGTACGGCGCCAAGCGGCCCAAGTCGTAG